The Triticum urartu cultivar G1812 chromosome 5, Tu2.1, whole genome shotgun sequence genome contains the following window.
TGCGAGCACGAGAGGTGTATAAAcagattcattttgtagtgagaAGGTGCTAAATGCTAAAAATCAAAGCGATAAGGCAAAAACGAGGTGACTCTTATTGCACTTTGAAGACCTGGATGATGATTTTTATAATTTGTATGCTCACGTGACACCCTGAAATATTTCGAGGATCTACACCACTATAATTTTTAGGATGGAGGGCTAGCGGTAATGTCATTTTGAGGTCTACATAGAAGAGTAAGATATAGTCAGACAGCGAGTTTATCGGTGTTCCTACATAGTAGAATTCAAACGACCTACTAGGTGTGAATGTGTGATCGACCAGATATGCACGGTGTCACACTCGAGAATATAGCTGTTCAGCAGGAAATGAAAAATAAATCAGAATGATATGAAGTCTATATATAGATATGGAGCCCTCGCCCACAAAACACACATTCCATTCCATTTGAAACGTGTCACAAAAAGGGCAGTCGAAGGTAGCAACAGAAAGACATATTCGTTGGCGAACCACCAACCAAAGTCACGTTTCCGGCAAGGCAATACATCCATCCTCGACACCAACTAGAAACTTTTTTGACGACGAATAAATTGCAAACTGCTGCTATTGGACTGTAACCAAGGTGCGACTGACTGACTGACTGACTGACTGTAATCGAGAACCGCCGAGACCATGTAGTAACTTGTTTCTCACTTTCGTTAATCTatctctctttttttttttggTTTTATCTTATCCTCTCTATGTGTTTGTGCAGTTTTTATCTTAACCTATGATGATCACCGTACCGTATGCAGGGGAGGGGAAGGGAAGGAGCTGAGCTTCAGCAGTAGGAGGGAGTGGCGAGGGCCAGGTCCGTGCCCACGGTGCTCATCCCTCCGGCCTCCAGGTTGGGCATGGCCATCCTCCTCCCCCCCTGCTGCAACAGACTAGCACCGCAGGGCGACGACGGCGAATCCTGCGCGCGCACAGCAAGCAAACACAACAATCATTGATCGATCAGCGTCAGCTTGCTGCCTTTGATTTGGCGGGAAGAATAAGAAACGAAGAGGCAAGTGTACTACTGACCATGTGGCGCAAGGTGAGGCCGGCGAAGGGGTGCAAGGCCGGGACGGTGAACCCTGCGGTGAAGAGAGGCTGTGGCTGGAGGGGTGACCTGGGGCTGGGCAGGGCCAGCAGCTTGCCGGCGTTGGTGGTGGAGGACGCCGATGGCGGCGTGGAGAAGTAGTCCCCCGCCCCCAGCATCGCCTGCTCCTCCGCCATCACCACCTCAACTGCCGTGGCACGGCCGATGCGGGGGAGCTGGTGGTGGTCCATGCTGATGCCGCTGCTGCCTCCCCCGCTCCCGCTCATGTCCGTGCCGCTGCTGCTTGGCCACAGGAACGTGCCCTGTGGCTTGCAGATGCGGAAGCTGCTCTTCCTCGCCGTCCTCTTCTCGACGGCGGTAACATCTGAACGCTGCCTGATCTGGCTCTGGCTCTGGCTCTGGCTCTGCTCACCACCACCAAAGTCTAGCGCCCGCCTGCCCTCGTTCTGTCCCACAACAGCCACCTCCTCCATTCCAGTACTCTTCAGCTTCTCTGCCAACAGAAATTGCTCCTGTGTAGTCAAAATGGAACACAACTATTTAGTCCAGGAACACAGATAGCCTAGGACAGAGTTCAGTAATTCTGTGCAGAGTATGCAAGAGAGGGCTCTGCTACTGTGCTACCTACCTTCAAAGACAGGAAGGAGCTAGAGAGAGAAGCCATCTGCTCCTCCAGCTTATCATTCTTTTCAACTACAAAGTCATACTTATCCTGAAAGGAAAAAGAAGAACTGTCAGAATGAACTGCAGAGCAGAATAGCCAGAGAACATGTTGACTGAATAAAGACATTCTTAAGAACCTTCATGGCCTAGTTAGATAGATAGGTATCACAATGCAATGGTGGTATGCAAATAGTGGAAATTCAGTTAGCAACATGAGTGTACCTTCAGTGACCGCACCTCCTTCTTTAACTTACTGTGTTTCTGAACCACATTCTCGTAGGTGTCCTGTAATTCAACAATGCAAAGGTCATATATTTACTTGCAGCTAACAAATGCTGACCAATGTGCATATATATAGCTATATAGTTTTAAAAAGGATCAAAATGGTGATCAACTAATGCTAAATTCTCTGAAAAAACTAACACTAACATGTACATTTTGCTTAGTCTGGGATGAACTGTTAGAATTTCTGAAGGCACTTAATTACCTTCAAAGACGACACCTGCTTCTCTAGCTTTTCATTTGCCTTAACCACCTTCTGGTACTTTTCCTGAGAAACAAAACAAGCAAAGGAGTGGCTTAGATATAGTAAAGAGTAGACCAGAAACAATGAAACCAAATTCTTAATTAAAAACTAAGTATGTGCTTAACACCTTGTTATACATTGTTAGTTGGGAGACCAGATTAAAGATGATCAGAAGTGCAGTTCCAAAAGGGTTATGTTCAAGAATGATTTTTTTCCTCACAATGTAGGCAGTTTCTTCACATATATGCACCTTCATAAACTGAGAAAGAACTAAAGAGGGAAGTATCTACAGGTCCCAGGTTTCCATTATACCCATAAGAAAATTCAGAAAACACATAATCTGGGCTAACACTGCATAATAACATTTGATCAACTGAAGAAACTGCAAACTTCCTTCTTTGGGTGGTTGGGAGATGTGGGGTAAATCATGTTGTAAACTTTGTGTGTTTGATCCCGCAAGAGAACTTTGTGTGTTTGATGCAGCAATAAAACTTTGTATTTTTGAAATCACCTTTCCTCAGAAGTACAGAAAAGAGGAACAGAGGGAAATGCTTGGATAGGGAAATCGACAGGATCTTATTTTAATATGAAGGACATGCATGGTTACCTTCCATGAACTGTAAGCTCTTTCAGCCTCAGATTTCGCTTCCTTGCCCAGCTCCACCATGTTAGAACTCAGCTGCTCCATGTTCCTTGACATCACCAAGAAGGGGAACAATGTTGGAAATCAAATAATTTGCTCTACTGCAGGAGGAAACAGCGATGGTAGTCAGAAAAAATGGATACcttttgacatcattgagctcctCAGCGAGCTCCTCCGTCTGCCTCTTAATCAGGAGATCACCGGCAGCTGGGGACACGTCATCACCGGGCTTCCACCCGGGTGGCGGTACCCAGTACGGATCAGCCACGCCGGCCTGCCGGCGCACCTCAGCCAGCTCGGCTGGCTCCAGCCAGTACTCCATGGCGCCATCCGCGTTGTGACGGCGCCGGAACCGGTCCGTGCTGCCATCGGGCACCCTTCCGGCCATGTGCTTGAGCAGGTGGTCCAGGAGGCCGGTGTCGCCGATGCGCTTGCGGGCTTGCTCCCGCAGCGCCTGCCGCATCACCGGGGCGCCGAGGGTGGCGCCGCTGGAGTGCATGATCTCGAGCAggctcctctccgccgccgcgtACCGCTCGGCCGACCACCGGTCCTTGCCGCGCCGAGGGTCGCCGTCTCTTGACTCCACGTGGCGCCTCTTCTGCTTCTTGGGGCTCTTGTATGCCTTGcttttcttcttcttcgccgGGTTGCCGGGCTTGTCCTTGCTTCCCTCTGCTTCTTCCCGCTTCCTCTTGGCTCTGATTGAGCTCCTCCTCCTGTCATCTTCCTGCGCCGGGCGCTGCAGCTCCTTGACGCTGGCCTCTGTTTCGTAGCCGCCGATGCTGGTCTCCTTGGCAACATCGCGATGCCGGCCAATGTACCTGACGCGGCGCCGCACGCCCCACCCGGTGCCATCGCACTTGAGGGTGGCGAGGAGGCAGGAGGTGACCGCCGGCGCCTTGGGCGGAGCCGGTGGAGCTTCAGGCGACGACAGCGCGTCTTGTGCCGTTGCTGGGCCAGATGACGCGCTGAAGTCGAAGACGCAGGGGTTGACAAGCCAGAAGCTGTCCTGGTGCATCTCGCCCTCGAGCTCCTGCTCGGCCACCCGGCGGCGCAGGATGCGCGCGGCGTGGTTGCTGCTCATGACGAAGCGCTCGTCAAGCTCTGGCCCGGAGCTGGGCACCCGGAACGAGGAGAAGAAGCTCCGCAGCGCCAGGAGGGACGGGAAGCTCACAGTGATGTCGTGGCTCGTGTACTCGCTCACCTACACACACAGCCGGAGATCACATCAGAAACAAGCCAGATCAAACACCTCGTACTCCAAGAAACAGTGACAGTGAGGCGCACTCTCACTCTCTCTAGAGCCACCAGCGTTGCACGGTGAAAAGTGACAGAAGAGAAGATAGAATTCTTACCTTAACCACGCGTATGGACTTGAGATGGATTGGAGATTTGGGGGGCAGCATGCCGTGGTCGATCTCGTAGAACCCTCCTGCTGACCAGACCAAATCACCAGGTGAAAACCAATTTCAGCAACTTGGCATGAACAGGAATTAGTGGAGGATTGCACAAACGTTCCATGTCCGAGACCAGCATTGCTCACTCACCAGCATGATAGGTGGGGATGGCAGAGGTTGACAGGCTCTGCCTGCTCACGGGCGAGCTGGGCGGTTGGATCTTGGGGCTGCTATCATCCTTGCCAGTTCTGTTGTGGCCTGCAGGCCTCTTCTTGTAGTAGAACCTGGGCACCTGTGGCCTCTGCAAAAGGTTGTACAGCCAGAACAGGTGAGACAGATGCATGATTCGTGTAAataaagagaaacaaggagaacAGTGGGACTGAAATGGAAATGCTTTGGGGGGTGGACGTGTGTGATGGGAAGACCCAGTCATGTTAAAGAGAAACACGTTTCAACACCACATTGTACCTTCAGAATAATTTGTTTCCTGTTCTTGTTGGATAATCTAACAAATCGCAGATACTGGCTATTGTGTACTGTGTGGTTAGTCTCATCTGCTCCATATTTGGGGTATGTGTGTAGCCAATATTTAGTCTTGGACACATTTTCAGACTTTGGACAATGACAACTGAAATCGAACTACAGTACTAGTTTTAGCCATGCAAGCATCCGCAACATAAGTATTCGGGACGAATTGAGAAAACATCATTTCTAGTTGCACCAATAACAAATGGATCCAGAAAAATCAACAAAAAGTTGCTGAAAGTGGCACTAGCTGAGCAAGCTACTTTCAATCTTTGTTTTTTCAGTGTACTCTAAAGCAGATTTAGCACTGCACTTCACAGGTGTCAGCTGTTCAAGGATCAGTTGCACCCAAAATGTACTACTGGTGCATGCATCATCAACAGACCATCATAATGACATGAGACCTCACCTTAATTAACAGCAAACAGGAGCATATTTAATTAGCAACTACCCCTACAACTCCAGTTAGCAACATTAATTAATGCTTTTCAACAGAATTCTGTTCATTTAATTTGCAAATCACATTCCGTTTAGCATGAGGATCCGGATCAGTACCACGCACTAGTAGCCCTTCCATCTTTTCCATCCGGAATGCAATCCAGACTCCGATTCTACTTTTTAGATGCCTACTAACTTGGGCAACACGTACGTACATAAATTTCGTAAGTTAATTAATTAAGCGAGAACGCATTAACACGGAACTAACTGGGCAACTAGTGTGCCCGAATGGAAGCACACCCGACGACGCACGAGCTGGTTCAAGCTCGTGGCGTGGCGGAGCCATGTGCGGTATGCACATTTAGCAACACCAAAATTGTGGAATCACAACTGGGCAACTAGTGATCCATCTACCACTTCGCTGCTGATGTAACAAACTGACACTACAGACACCGTGGTCGGGGGCACATGCATAAAACATCCCGTCGTATCAAACGTAACgttaacacacacacacacacacacacacacacacacacacacacacacacacacacacacacacacacacacacagacagtATATATTGATTAAAAGGTAGACAGATCCAACAGATTGCCCCAGAGACGAACAAAAAGGCAAAAGCAAACCGGACTGGCAAAAGAAAAGCTGGTGATCTTCAGGTACGTAGGTAGGCACGCACGCACGTACCATGGGGGAGTCCTGCGTCTGAGCCGCGCACGGAGGAGTGGTCCTCACCGCCTCCGCGTCCATCTGCCTCCGCGTTGTCTGCCGCAAGAACAAAAGCGCACGAATTAACCACACGCCGATCCATCCAAGATCGGCGCACGCGAATAGAACTGCGAAAGCTTGCCCATCGAATCGAAGAATTAAAAGGAATCAGATCGAAGAGTAGAACCCTAGCCGATGCTCCTTGCTGCCATTACCGACCCAAACAGAAAAGCATGCGGAAAAATCGGGTAGATGTCCCAAAACACGTCGGGTCAAAATTTCAAAATACAGGCTAAACGATGGGCGACGCGAATTGTGGAGCGACGAAGGCATTGCGTCGAGCAGCAGCAGCGCATGTGGTGGTTCCTGGCTGACGCCGCTGCGAAGGCagaagaaaagaggggaaggccTCGAAAAGCAGCGGAAAAAGCCAACCGAAATGGAAGCCAAAAACACGACACTTTTGCAGGCAGATAAAAGCGGCTTTGGGCCTGCCATGGAGCCGCGCAGCGCGGTACGAGCTGATCTCCGCTGCTGCGCCATGCTCGCAGGCCGCCGACGACCGAAACACGCAAGAGACCACAGGGAAAATTACGTGGGCGCTTTTGAAAACCACAGACCGATGCTGCGCACGAGGACCGAAGAACGGATCTAGCACCCCGGAAACAGCAGAAACGCAGACGAACACGAGAGACACGCGTGCTCGAAAAAGCCTGGAGACGAACACCACTCACCGTGGACCGCGCCGCTGCTGGAGGAGGCGCGCGCGCGCGGCTGCGTGGCGGAtcggcggcgaggggaggggaggaAATATATAGGGCCGTACGGAATGCGGCGAGATTCGGTGGGGAGGAGaaataattaaaataaatcaaAGGGGCGGGCGGGCGTGCGACGAACTGGgcggatggatggatggatggatctGAAAGGGTTGGGGTTTTGGCTAGGTCATGGCGGGCGGCTGGAGAGGAGCTGGGGTTCTGGGCTGGGTTTCTCCCCGGCCGTCCGCCCCGATCGATGGATGGACCGATCGATCTCCGGTGGCCGCGGTTGGTTAAATAGGGGGAGGGAGCGACGGGGAGGGTGCGTGCAGGATCTTTCTTGCTACgtagggagagagagagagagagagaaggaagggtgTAAAGCGAGggacgtgtgtgtgtgtgtgtgagactTGTGGCAGGGGCAGATCGTATCGTGTGCTGTGCTGTGGCctgcagagagagagagggagagagattcGGTCGCgcagaggagagagagagagaggcgttTGGCAGGACAGTGTAGCGGACGGAACGGCCACCCGGCCAGCGCCGTCGCGGCGCTGACCATGCGGGAGGGGGACGGCGACGGTCGCTGGAGTGCGGGGCCCGGGGATGGCGAGGGCGGGAGCTTTTGGCGACGACTGCGCGGCCGCGGCGGCATAAGTAAACCAACCGCCttttccttccttccttccccctGTTGCAAGCAGGCAGCGGTGGTGGAGCGTGGTAAATGCCAGCTAGCGGCATGCAGTGCAGTCACGCGCGCACGGCCTCGCCACGGATCCATCCCATCGGAGGCAATCGATCGCTCCTGCTCCCGCTCGGACGTGTGCCGCGCGCGTGCACTCTAATCGGGGCTTGGACTTGTGATTGATTGATTATATACTCGTTTTCTAGCTTGATTGATTGATTATTACTACTCGTTTGTTGCCCAACAAAACCAGCGAGCTTTTTTTTACAGTAATAATGCAACTGGTTATTCGAGCGTGTGGTGATTATAGTGGCGTAAGTTCACTTCCACTCCAGTAACCGCCCGGGGGCATCATCATTGGCCTGTGGCCCCAGCTGCGCCCGCTTTCCTCGGTCGCCCCCGTCACACAAGTCCAACCACACGCGCGTCTCAttccctcccctcccctcctttTCCTTCCCCCCCTCTCACACATTTTGATTTCTACCAAACCAGTTACCCGCCCACAAACTCTACTCTGCTGCACTCCGAAAAGTACTACCGAACTGctatgtagtactccctccgtcccaaaaaattgagtcacttattttgggacggagggagtactaggcACAGCCACAAAATTTATCTCCTTATATTGGGCATGTTTGGTTGCCCGCACTATCTCCAACAAGGCCGAGTTGGGCTAGGAAAAACGTGTTTGGTTGCAAACGGTGCGGGCTGGCTCGCATCGGCAAGAACGTTAAAGCAGCCTAGAGTCTAGCTCGCTGGAAACTCTCAAATCGATAGTTTCCAGCGAATCAGGCTGAGTGCGGCGCAAAAGGGATGCACACAGGGCTGGCCCTGAGGGAGGGCAGAGGGGGCGGCCGCCCCGCCCCCCCCAACccaaagcccccccccccccccccccccacacccccccccccccccccgccaggTACACATACGCAAGTAGCCCATTGCTGGCCCGAGGAGGAGGCAGGCACATGTACGCACGTAGCAGATTTGCCTTAACAAAAGAAAGACGTAGCAGATATCCCATTGACCGCAagctaaaaaaaagaaaaagttGCAATCGCTAGATTATCGCCATGATCTCCATGCATGCGCTGGACGAACTTCCACTCTCCGATCTCCTACCTGGATCCTCGCCTCCTCGTTCTCCTTATCTGTCTCACCGACCCCAAAATTCAGTATCCAAATAACCCTCATCCAAAGCCACCACTAGCCACCATGGCAGACAGCATGTGTTCAACAATTCGCTGCCGCCCTCTAGAGACATTGAAGGACGGTGAACGGCCCCTGCTGTCCTCTCTACCGCTACCGGTCCAGTCCTTGCTTCGTTCAAATCCTTCTGGCTGCTCCTGCTAGTTCGCTAGTTCGACCATTCCTAAAAAGCTAAGTCCTCAAGGTGTGTGTAATTTCCATCATCTTAAATACTG
Protein-coding sequences here:
- the LOC125510485 gene encoding protein AMEIOTIC 1 homolog isoform X2, with amino-acid sequence MDAEAVRTTPPCAAQTQDSPMRPQVPRFYYKKRPAGHNRTGKDDSSPKIQPPSSPVSRQSLSTSAIPTYHAGGFYEIDHGMLPPKSPIHLKSIRVVKVSEYTSHDITVSFPSLLALRSFFSSFRVPSSGPELDERFVMSSNHAARILRRRVAEQELEGEMHQDSFWLVNPCVFDFSASSGPATAQDALSSPEAPPAPPKAPAVTSCLLATLKCDGTGWGVRRRVRYIGRHRDVAKETSIGGYETEASVKELQRPAQEDDRRRSSIRAKRKREEAEGSKDKPGNPAKKKKSKAYKSPKKQKRRHVESRDGDPRRGKDRWSAERYAAAERSLLEIMHSSGATLGAPVMRQALREQARKRIGDTGLLDHLLKHMAGRVPDGSTDRFRRRHNADGAMEYWLEPAELAEVRRQAGVADPYWVPPPGWKPGDDVSPAAGDLLIKRQTEELAEELNDVKRNMEQLSSNMVELGKEAKSEAERAYSSWKEKYQKVVKANEKLEKQVSSLKDTYENVVQKHSKLKKEVRSLKDKYDFVVEKNDKLEEQMASLSSSFLSLKEQFLLAEKLKSTGMEEVAVVGQNEGRRALDFGGGEQSQSQSQSQIRQRSDVTAVEKRTARKSSFRICKPQGTFLWPSSSGTDMSGSGGGSSGISMDHHQLPRIGRATAVEVVMAEEQAMLGAGDYFSTPPSASSTTNAGKLLALPSPRSPLQPQPLFTAGFTVPALHPFAGLTLRHMDSPSSPCGASLLQQGGRRMAMPNLEAGGMSTVGTDLALATPSYC
- the LOC125510485 gene encoding protein AMEIOTIC 1 homolog isoform X1, whose protein sequence is MDAEAVRTTPPCAAQTQDSPMRPQVPRFYYKKRPAGHNRTGKDDSSPKIQPPSSPVSRQSLSTSAIPTYHAAGGFYEIDHGMLPPKSPIHLKSIRVVKVSEYTSHDITVSFPSLLALRSFFSSFRVPSSGPELDERFVMSSNHAARILRRRVAEQELEGEMHQDSFWLVNPCVFDFSASSGPATAQDALSSPEAPPAPPKAPAVTSCLLATLKCDGTGWGVRRRVRYIGRHRDVAKETSIGGYETEASVKELQRPAQEDDRRRSSIRAKRKREEAEGSKDKPGNPAKKKKSKAYKSPKKQKRRHVESRDGDPRRGKDRWSAERYAAAERSLLEIMHSSGATLGAPVMRQALREQARKRIGDTGLLDHLLKHMAGRVPDGSTDRFRRRHNADGAMEYWLEPAELAEVRRQAGVADPYWVPPPGWKPGDDVSPAAGDLLIKRQTEELAEELNDVKRNMEQLSSNMVELGKEAKSEAERAYSSWKEKYQKVVKANEKLEKQVSSLKDTYENVVQKHSKLKKEVRSLKDKYDFVVEKNDKLEEQMASLSSSFLSLKEQFLLAEKLKSTGMEEVAVVGQNEGRRALDFGGGEQSQSQSQSQIRQRSDVTAVEKRTARKSSFRICKPQGTFLWPSSSGTDMSGSGGGSSGISMDHHQLPRIGRATAVEVVMAEEQAMLGAGDYFSTPPSASSTTNAGKLLALPSPRSPLQPQPLFTAGFTVPALHPFAGLTLRHMDSPSSPCGASLLQQGGRRMAMPNLEAGGMSTVGTDLALATPSYC